One window of the Candidatus Bathyarchaeia archaeon genome contains the following:
- a CDS encoding zinc-ribbon domain-containing protein, with the protein MPFCRQCGREVSQDARFCPYCGADQTSYASPYSPSVQAGLETKNTGLAAVLALVFGVFGLWGVGHIYVGKIGRGLAILVLGIILQWVLGFFIFFGIIFGGIYGGRPFGLSLLLGGFAGLIIWALVTIALFIWQIYDAYKLAKYYNDHVRQHGKAPW; encoded by the coding sequence TTGCCTTTTTGTAGGCAGTGTGGGAGAGAGGTTTCTCAGGATGCTAGGTTTTGCCCTTATTGTGGTGCGGATCAAACCTCTTATGCGTCGCCTTACTCGCCTTCGGTTCAGGCCGGGTTGGAGACTAAGAATACGGGTTTAGCGGCGGTTTTAGCTTTAGTGTTCGGTGTCTTTGGGCTGTGGGGCGTGGGGCATATATATGTTGGAAAGATAGGTAGAGGATTAGCTATACTTGTGCTAGGCATTATACTTCAATGGGTTCTCGGCTTCTTCATATTCTTCGGAATAATATTCGGCGGAATATACGGGGGGCGCCCATTTGGATTATCCCTGTTACTTGGAGGCTTTGCCGGGTTAATTATTTGGGCGCTGGTAACCATCGCTCTCTTCATTTGGCAGATCTACGACGCATATAAACTAGCTAAATATTATAACGACCATGTTCGACAGCATGGCAAGGCGCCTTGGTAA